The Lolium perenne isolate Kyuss_39 chromosome 6, Kyuss_2.0, whole genome shotgun sequence genome segment TTTACCCTAGTCAAGATGCAGCAATATAGTCCAGTTTGGCTTTGAACCAAATGGCTGTTCTTGAAATTTCGAATCAAACAAGGGATAATACAGCTAATCAGGCATCTAAATTTCACCTAAGTTAAAGAACAGATTTAGACGATTTCTAATCCAGTAGATGGCTAATGAACAGATTTATACCATGAAAGACATTACATAGGGCTAGGATTAATTTTACTTGGTGTACATTTGGTTTACAACAGCACAAATGAATGGAGAGAGGGTGATGGTGCATGAGCTTGTATTATAGAGATTTGATTACATACCTTGAACGAGATGAACTTCTCTGCAGGTCCGACTTTTGATGTCCCTTGAAACTTGTTTGAAGAATGGGCAGGTTAAAATCTCTCCCCGGTGGTGCTTGAGGGTACCTTTTATATGTCTGCTTCCTTATCGCAATTTTGGTAAATGTTTTAATTACCATTACAATAGCGGGATGGTATCAAACCGGTAATTAGGGGAGATGATTTATTACCTACTGAAGCGTGATTTACGAAGATATTTTATTTATGGTAGGGAATATTTTGTGGGTCTGATGGAAATCAAATTAATTCAATTGCAGGCGTGTCTCCGGTTTCCTTATTTGCTTCTTTTACCTAAATGGATATGTGCTCGTTCCCTGATCCGTGCTTATTAATTTTTCGGGCCTTGTTTCTCCGGGTTTAAATGCGCTGGAAATTAGGGACTAATCCCGCCAGAAATATTTCACATGCCTTTTTTTCTGAATAGTgcgagagaaaaagaaaagacatgATGCTGCGGGATCTCCGGATACCATTTTTATGTGTGCACAATTATCTTAAATTAAGTAATTACATAATCACCATTACTATAGCGTGATTTATGGGCCGAGTTGATTTTAGCATCCGGAGATCCTATTTGGGTCGAGTTGACTTACTCATTGATTTGATCCACGTAACTTTTGTGTTTATTAAATGAGAGCATCTGGAGATACTATTTGGGTCGAGTTGAATTACTCAGTGATTTGATCCACGGAATTTTTGGGTTTATTAAATGACAGCATCGGGAGATACTATTTGGGTCGAGTTGACTTAGGCACTGATTTGAGCCACGTAAATTTTGGGTTTATTAAATGAGATGCTTTATTAcaaatattttattttatttaaatTTGTCTATTATTGTATGCAAGTTTTTGCTTAGTATAAAATGTTGTAGGTTTGCCTTGGAAGCTCTACCAGTTTTGCTCACATGTGTTTGCTAGAAGGTTCAAGTTTTATTGATGCATGTTTTCCTTTTATAATGTGTCGCAGGGATAAAAAAGATTATAAGCCAAATCCCCTATTTGACCGTGTTATAGATGTCCTTTTTTATTCTTCACGCTGAACACAAAATGAACTGCTCTACAGCTTCATGTCTTCAAGATAAATCATGTCTTCCATTATCCGCGCAAGTAGTAGGAGTAAATTGGTGCCTAATTAGAAATATTTATGTAGTGGTGTCGATGTGTTCACTGCTCTTTCTGGTGCTGTTGGAGCTCTATATGGTACACTGCATGGTGGCGCAAATAAGGTAAACTTTATTGAGCTTCCTCCTTGTTGATGCATTTAAGCGATACATTATTCAGGATCTATTAGTCTTTGTTGTTTAGGAGAATAGGAACCCATCTCATGTACTCACTGCCTTCCGAGACGTAGGGTTTTATAGAACCCCAAGTACCGGTTGCCGTACTTCCGCAACAAGGCCATAGCACCCATGTAGCGACGCATCTTGTCACGTGGACCACCGATAAATGTTCCCGGCAACATGGTACGCTTTCCAATAGCATCGGCACTACCCTGAACATCTGTTGAGCTCACCTATGAACATGTGGTAGTCATAGAGTTAAAAAAATACTAAAGATAGTCATCAAGATGATGATTGCCTTGACATGCATTAACATCATTTTTGAAAGGTATCATAGagttaaaaaataaaaaagagcTTATGCAAGGAGATGAATTGCCTTACCTGAGCGTTGTCTCCTGATTCACTCTCTTTCTTATCATTTTCCACAATCTCTCCCATCTGAATATCAATCGAACACATATGTGAAAGGTAGTCATGGAGTTAAAAAAATAAGATAGTTAGGAACGTGATGAATTAGTTTGTGAATAGTTTAATTTATACTGTTGAATTTCTTCTCTAATTCTTAATCACACATATATACCTTTATATCTGAAACAGTCACCTGATTTTGGGTGAAAATTAGCACACTTAATCTGTGTTTCACAAGTGATTTAAAACTTTTATATGTGATAAGATGTTGATGATAAGGTCAATTTTGAGCTATTGGGCTGCAGTCAGTAAGCTCCTTGATTAGTATGTTAAACACGCTAGAGTTTTCAGACATCTTATATACTATTATTACTGTATAAATTCAGAGATTCAATACAGTAGAGCATTGGACGCTTGGTAGCACCCCAGAGCAAGTGGTAAGGGTGAATACATGTACAGAGTATAGAGTATGGACCTGGAATCATTTTGCTCGGACGGGTAGAAGCCTTGTACATATGGTTAGTGAAGTTTGATGTTAAGTGCAGTTTAGTGACTTCATTGCTTTTTAGTATTTAGTACTACATGGTTACCGAATTTGACGATGGTTCATTCCAAAATTAGCTTAAGTTGCCTTTTGTGTGCAGGTTATAGCATGAAATTAGCTGAAGTCGACGACAACATCAACAGGTAGTTTTTCCAGTAGCACCATTTCTGTATTTTGTTCATATTTGTCTGGGCGGTTCAAAATTTCTGGGCAGCAACTTGATATGTCATTTTACCATTTCAGAAGTGCTCAGATTTGGATATAATTTGAACAGTAGGCTCATATTAGTATGTTTGTTTTTCTGTTCTTTCCCCAGATTTCTCTTCCCAGGATCTTCCCTTGAAGGCGATGCCGCCAAGAAAGCGGGGAAAAAGGGGGTGACCACCGCTACCAAGCAGCAGCAACCGCAACCGCCCGACCCGCCTGGACCTGACGCTCCCGTGCAGGAGAAGCTGCGGTGGCTTGCTGACCAAGAGAGTAAGTGCCTCAGAGCCCTAACTCCTTACCGATATGCtttgctttttattcttttttacTGATTTTGATTTAATGCTTGATTTATCAATTTTGTTTCCTTTGTATTTGCATAATTCGTAGTGGCATTATACTATTTATAGTTTTTGACCTGGTCCGTGATACGCTAAAGACAAGTTCTATCATCTGGTATCTTGGCACTTCAAACAGGGTAGAAGCCAGGGTTGGGCAAGCTTGTGGCTAGTCCAGCCTGATCATATACTCTACTGGGCATTGGGCTGGGCCAAAAAAATCACAAGCTTGCCCCAGTCCTGGCTCTAGTCCTGGGCCCTGGGTGAAAGCCTAGTTGCCCCAGGTCTGTTTCCACCCCTGAATTCAAACCCCTCAAATTATAATTAGGAGAGGCTAAATGGTATCACAACAGAAATTCACTGGGTTATAGATGGTCATGTACATGATCTTTTCTTGCTTTTTAGTTAAGCAAGAGATTCATCTCGAAACTGTTACAGCTGATATTCACGCATTATGATTATAATGACTGTAATGGTGCTGTACAACTCTACTTAATTCTACTCCTGGTGTTAAAAAATAAATTATTATTAATACATCAGTTGCTGCCCTGATGGAATGATGCTTTGCAACGTAAACGATTAAAAATACTTCAGTTCTTGCGTAGATTCGTAGGAACTGCTTGTGAAGCTGTGTCTTTTGGGGTTAAGTGgtgtgtatttgggcttggcgtgACGTGATTGCATGAATCCATGTGTCAACAATACATTGTGTTTCGTTGTTATGGTATGAAATCAGGAGGAGCAGGGAGCTCCTTAATCGAAAAGAGAAACTATCTGGGAGATTATCTAACTACCTATATTCACCAGCTGGATCGAGTCCCCAATCAGAAAAACTTCAGTacaagtttttcttttttttgcatAAATCAGATATCAAGCTGTAGAAAGCAACTGTTAAAATTATCTGCAGGAATCAGTTAAAAATTGTCTCGAGGAGGCAAGAAACATTCCTTAATGTTGACTTTAGTTTGAAGGATGCAGCATCCACAATTTTACAAAGATGTAACGGCACCATTATTGTTGTACTCGCAGTTCGTAGGCTACAGTCTGGAACCGATCTTGAACTCGAAATTTAATGTTAATGGCAAGGTTCTCTAATTCTTCAAAAGTATTCCAGAAAAAAGCATGCCTGATTCGAGAGGGGGAGAGGGTGTTACATACTTGAACTCCCAGCTCTGATGATCCGCCTTGTGACACACGATTGATCTACAGAAATGAAGCCATAGCTTTAGAATAGTTTTAGAATTCACATGTTTAAGAAGTTTTTTAAGCCTTTACGTACCTGAGAACGGGACAAACCGATGAAGATCTACAGGGAAATATCTTGATAATACTCCTGGTGGTTTGGGGAGGTGCTAAATGAGGACGTGTTGTTCTGGGCTGGCATTCAGATTTATAGGCAGCGTTCCATATATTGGGATCTGATTGGATCCAAATCTTTTTAAACGTGGAAGGGAGAGATATCATTCTGCAGTTACGTTCTAAACGTTCCTTTCAAATCTCTACGCAATTAATGCTTGATATTCTTTTAAGTTTTGTGAGAAGGATGTCCTTGATCCGTGGTTAACTGATTGGCCATTTAGTTTAGAGGCAATTTCAGCACCTCCCCAAatgttctgattttttttaatcagGCTATGGCATGCAGTTTTTCTTTATATTAGTAATCCCCTCGCTTACTTGGGCATCATAGTAAGTGTGGACACATTCTTGGCACGTCTTAAACTTTACCAATTAAAATTCACAACAgtagaaaataaaagaaattgCAGAGAAAAATGTGGATGGCCAACGAAGGCAGCATCCCCTTAACCCTTTAAGAACTTGTTCTCACGAAGCTGATCCACCTGCTAGCCATAGCCTGATTCCCACATTGGACTTCAGAGACTCAATATATAAACTGAAACGCATGGGTGATTTCAGAAGCTATCTTAAACAAAAGGTTAACAAAAATCCGATATTTTTTTTTAATATTTCATTCGTAGAGCCTGAATGCTTCCTCTACCATATTGTTATACCACAAGACCAACACATTATTTTTAAAGTGTAATGTTGCACAGTTGTGCGCCACCAATTAAGCCAACGAGCATACAATAGAAATAATCCTTTGAGATGGCGCCAACTCGTAGTTTCCTAATACCTTCCCTGTGAGCAGCATCTCCTCCAGATATATCTACCATCCGACCATGGTGCCCCTGCTGCTGGAGAACGGCCACCGCTGCAAGCCTGCAACGATGGTGGTGGTGATAGGTGATGGATGCAAATCTTCTAAGTGAATCAAAATTCAGTCCAATGACCTTTTCAAGCTAGCCACCTGTTTAATTAAACAGAAAAAAGATAGTGAGATAGCAGCACCCATGTTGAACAGTTCAAGCACACTTTATAAAACATTCCAGGAAGCCATATATAGATCAATAAATTTATAGATGAAATGATTACCATAATGGAACTGATCTGCACAAATTTTAAAAGATAGCATAGTGAAGTACAAGCGCAAAGTATCTCACCTAAGATGTAAGGATCTCCTTCCAGACTATGTTCTTCGTGTAGGTATTGACAGGACGCCTCTTCTTTTTGCTTTCATCAGAGTTTGTTTTCTTGTTATCAACATCTGTGATGACAAGAATCTTGACGTTCTTTCTAGCAGTAGATCTAGATAGCGCGACATATAACTGCCCATGAGAGAACACTGGCTCAGGCAAGTAAATACCGGCATTAGGTATAGTCTGCCCCTGTGCCTTGTTAACAGTCATAGCGAAGCTGAGCCTAACAGGAAACTGCTTCCTCTTGAACTGAAAAGGGAACATCTCATCATCAGAGGGGCAAAGTGGGATCCTTGGCAGGAAGATCCTCTTTCCAGCATGTTGGCCCAAAACAATTTCTGCATCAATGACATTCCTTTGGAATCCTCGAACCACCAACCTCGTGCCATTACAAAGTCCGTTTGCGGGGTCAATGTTTCGGAGCAATATGATAGGGCAGTTAATCTTGAGCTTTAGCAAATGTGGAGGAAGACCAGTA includes the following:
- the LOC127308390 gene encoding uncharacterized protein isoform X2; translated protein: MKLAEVDDNINRFLFPGSSLEGDAAKKAGKKGVTTATKQQQPQPPDPPGPDAPVQEKLRWLADQEKVVIEGLDRAVLSMKKGEIALVTIPPEYAYGSTESKQDLL
- the LOC127308390 gene encoding uncharacterized protein isoform X1, with the protein product MCSLLFLVLLELYMVHCMVAQIRFLFPGSSLEGDAAKKAGKKGVTTATKQQQPQPPDPPGPDAPVQEKLRWLADQEKVVIEGLDRAVLSMKKGEIALVTIPPEYAYGSTESKQDLL